The Sporocytophaga myxococcoides genome contains a region encoding:
- a CDS encoding SDR family NAD(P)-dependent oxidoreductase: protein MNTYTSNDIAIIGMSMRFPKASTSEAFWNMLISKKTGISHLSGEELNELGISQEKVRSSNFVNAGSVIDHPYDWDASFFGYSPKVAAIIDPQQRLSLECAWELIEQAGYSPLNIKARTGVYLSVANNNYAHRYRSLVSQSDDYIAFTSNDADFASTRISYHLNLKGPSMTIETACSSSLVAVHMACESLLNHESEMAICGGASILFPQAGYIYDPNLIFSPDGHCRPFDKNAKGTVFGNGIGLILLKRIKNAIDDGDNILAIIKGSAVNNDGKVKNSFYSPSPEGQKKVIREALAVSGIPVESLGFIEAHGTATPIGDPIEIEALAEVFREATSEKTSCYIGSVKSNLGHLNKAAGIAGLIKTVLALQNRMIPATLNFTSPNPEIDFSETPFLVNPDAIDWKSGPFPRRAGVSSFGVGGTNAHIILEEAPLISEPPSDQEYYILPLSAKNEEYLSLYKKTLAEYLKKNTSLTLQNIAYTLQESRTDYTCRDYVICNSRDQFIQWLNGNEIISEENVNKNILSRWKEGSTCDWKALRNKSKGLRKELPGHPMKRSCHHIDDYTPQEPAKHNRLMPLIEENISTFRRQIFRTNFSQHEYLIQEHNFILPAAAYLEMITESVKLSGEDYKRFGLKDVIWKQAFSLRDHNQKPITLTLHHSGQEIHVNFSTGNESSDRSLAEGTFFQLQDNLTKNSLPSLFSESESSNTLSGNDIYSLFNNSGFRYGEHFRLIEKISRQKYSAIATINFKYNSPDKNNFIIDPLLVDAAFQTAVTLLPSFDTSLELFVPYQLKEASFYKLPGDKVKIITQRLTQENTTSPIERFNITILDENNETCMTFTQLELVQWNRSQSKTKTREIENDSDKQTTEEIEKLLKQVVSEELGYELDSFSNDESFETLGLDSVILVNVINKLDKNFPGLPKTLFLEYPNIAEAALYIVDTYKIVSKSISEKAIEEKDQLLSKQTNSYKIQPITVKAMGSTEEQFQYKQNKDNDIAIIGVHGMYPEAGNLESFWENLKSAKDCIREIPRDRWPIEGFYSPDANKTDTSTTKWGGFIDKIEYFDPLFFKIAPKEASYIDPQERLFLESAWCCVENAGYTPKNMCDENRKVGVYAGVMWGHYQLFAMEEYARGEIVVNSSNYWSIANRVSFTMNFNGPSMAVDTACSSSLSAIHLACQSIISGESDLAIAGGVNLNLHPYKHYILAARKFAATDGRCRSFGEGGSGYVPGEGVGTVLLKPLSKAIQDKDFIHAVIKGSAVNHGGKVSGFTVPNSSAQASVVKTAFSNAGIKPSDISYIEAHGTGTSLGDPIEINGLTRAYADSNYKPENCPIGSVKSNIGHLESAAGVASIHKVILQLNHKTLVPSIHNEPVNPYIDFVNSPFRIQKKIEEWKPSTTYSKRLAGISSFGAGGSNAHLVVEEANQYRSEYKETEHLSEHAIILSAQDESALLAYASRMVEYINNPGYSELSLSAIAFTLQTGRISMEHRLAFTANSLQQIREKLQSFMDGNRNHVIVSKPDKTAALPSSVQIAEFLKNKDISELIRAWSIGANINWTLLYQNNIPGRIPLPYYPFNKRRLWYKNLEPNEPMASILGDSRNNKNFYSTTPSETITKQGPINPIKAINDSGLPLNYFQLSLKEAPIASNTNKRESACILFSQNKGELDALRKYYNSEIKWIKSENELSEDFSGYSFPLQKSNTYALLYNELSASIRSQEIDILIHADSFFSPDYKFLIDLFRHIKQLSETFKKQKINILIYWTTANKNEAAYKAAGSFAKVVAKENSRINIKTTEFRNILSPDGRAENIIKEFNNNGALVKRESIYINNNRFEYSVGPMIPVSGKSEVTIKPGGIYLITGGMGSIGLATSRLLISLGAQKVILSGRKPVENLTVTQKDLLDKSNGKLSYHAADIADPISAQILISSIVKQHGKLNGVIHSAGIVDDKLLLKKSEESFNNVTGAKIKGAFNLDRALTGAQPDFVIFYSSVSAVAGQMGQSDYSTANRFLDEFVSYKNLSSPVKYISVNWPYWNEGGMKLATPYIDMMRNSGIDGISDQEGMQALQTILKSGNQQVIVFKGDEKGCKGFFNDTHFEYSSDSWQSITVKAKEEKIVTPQATSILLKEEIKDIIISVLSEAIGLSSDEIDSTANLEEYGVDSVAIMKVTSELEKLFPELSIALFFECKSINDIVQKISTELSEGTLSYQGNSIHSKTITEPLKVTKSSETKNGTSIDISTVVRTKITDILSDALGLSPEEVDPYSDMEEYGVDSVAIMKVTSELEKLFPEVSIALFFECKSINDIVSRITDEVNNGTLTYSETLNPPLLQQSDTTPAQAFLSDNNYSEILTTKVKTVIKDVLSEALGIPANELSISIPLDEYGVDSVAIMKVTSELEKLFSGISIALFFECKTINDISEKIKEELTSGNLIYLLNDLKPAVSLNTIDINPITSNIVNEVNVSDEIRNKITGILTEALGLKQEEIDNNVNLEEYGVDSVVIMKVTSELEKLFPELSIALFFECKSIDDIVSKINEELKSGTLTYTRLSVAHNSQQSNELNKQFVKKPYFVAGTVSHQGVITKVPVTLHGMSEELADHVINGQVIFAGAGYLDLVKKISDNTLDEKINTFRNISWFAPLIAEREDIPVEIDFTDKGDFRQYIFKSVQKQLAKGEVKAEAIAPLSISSIPELISGSTSKINSNDIYHWFNNNKFHYGPSFSTIEELYVSEGRVTGRLKTPYNKETWLSPMILDGIFQCVAGFSFNSPSTTGELWVPFFIEKLSIHSEAMPSELWVRVEKDSFTKDVSLQQFNIFLIDQYGRVYLDIKNFTLKYFTSKKDKAKDTKGSVSSNRISDTLNTSTDKPAYAFSPSNAPEPIAVIAASCKFPGADSPQEFWKNLVEEKDVVQEIPIDRWDYRNSFDSEKGKKGKTYSKWGGFINNISAFDNEFFKIKENDAMCLDPQQRILLELTQQLFDQAGYTKAEIANKNIAVITGGASGQWGELIDDMDGDLKRNVIVNTIQNMISARISDFYDLKGTSLTIDTACSSSLVAVHEACQKIRLGECEMAIAGGITLLLADGGHIGFSQAEVLSPEGKCNVFDKNANGIVLGEGAGIVLLKSYKKALQDGDQICAVIRGSAVNNDGKTMGLTTPNMLMQKEVIKMALDNSGVDRKSITYLEAHGTGTLLGDPIEVKAAGQIYGAGNLQKQYCAIASVKANVGHLLHASGVASLIKVSMALKHKVIPASLNCKNPHPRFEFENSPFYPVTATKPWETESQPRRAAISSFGFGGTNCHMILEETDPSYVPTRKPLPPTKFKKKRFWPGYPVEPISESVKETSLYDRATVKNIIGYSEILEKLEKGLITVEEAIQFEKSLK, encoded by the coding sequence ATGAACACCTACACCAGCAACGATATCGCAATCATTGGAATGAGCATGAGGTTTCCCAAAGCCTCCACCTCCGAAGCCTTTTGGAATATGCTTATTAGCAAAAAGACCGGAATTAGTCACCTTTCCGGAGAAGAACTTAATGAACTGGGAATTTCACAGGAAAAAGTAAGAAGTTCAAACTTTGTAAACGCAGGTTCCGTGATTGATCATCCTTATGATTGGGATGCCTCATTTTTCGGATATAGTCCGAAGGTAGCTGCCATCATTGATCCGCAACAAAGACTATCGTTGGAGTGTGCATGGGAACTAATAGAACAGGCGGGATACTCACCTCTTAATATTAAAGCAAGAACAGGTGTATATCTTTCTGTGGCTAACAACAATTACGCTCACAGATATAGGTCATTAGTCAGTCAATCTGACGACTATATAGCATTTACTTCCAATGATGCAGATTTTGCTTCAACACGTATTTCCTATCACCTGAATTTAAAAGGACCCAGCATGACAATAGAAACAGCCTGCTCCAGCTCTTTGGTGGCAGTACATATGGCGTGTGAAAGTCTTTTGAATCATGAATCCGAAATGGCCATTTGTGGTGGAGCTTCCATCCTCTTTCCACAGGCTGGATATATTTACGATCCCAATCTAATTTTCAGTCCTGACGGGCATTGCAGGCCTTTTGACAAAAACGCCAAAGGGACAGTATTTGGAAATGGTATCGGGCTTATATTACTTAAAAGGATAAAAAATGCAATTGATGACGGGGATAATATTTTAGCAATTATCAAAGGTTCAGCTGTAAACAATGATGGAAAAGTCAAAAACAGTTTTTATTCACCAAGCCCGGAAGGACAAAAAAAAGTTATACGTGAAGCACTCGCCGTTTCAGGTATTCCCGTTGAGTCACTTGGATTTATTGAAGCACATGGTACCGCCACTCCTATAGGTGATCCTATTGAAATAGAGGCATTGGCTGAAGTCTTCAGAGAAGCCACATCCGAAAAAACATCTTGCTATATAGGGTCTGTAAAATCAAACCTTGGTCATTTGAATAAAGCTGCCGGTATTGCAGGCCTTATCAAAACAGTGCTGGCACTTCAGAATCGAATGATACCTGCAACGTTAAATTTCACTTCACCCAATCCGGAAATCGATTTTTCAGAAACCCCATTCCTGGTAAATCCAGATGCTATAGATTGGAAAAGCGGACCATTTCCCAGAAGAGCTGGAGTGAGCTCATTCGGTGTAGGAGGAACCAATGCTCATATTATTCTGGAAGAAGCTCCACTAATTTCAGAGCCTCCTTCAGATCAGGAATATTATATACTTCCGTTATCAGCCAAAAATGAAGAATACCTTTCTTTATATAAAAAAACGCTTGCTGAATATCTGAAAAAAAATACATCGCTGACACTTCAAAATATAGCTTACACCTTGCAGGAAAGCCGCACAGATTATACGTGTCGTGATTATGTAATATGCAATAGCAGAGATCAATTCATTCAATGGCTTAACGGTAATGAAATAATCTCTGAAGAAAATGTGAATAAAAATATATTATCAAGATGGAAGGAAGGATCAACATGCGACTGGAAAGCTTTAAGAAATAAATCAAAGGGGCTGAGGAAAGAACTTCCCGGACACCCTATGAAAAGATCCTGTCATCACATTGATGATTATACACCTCAAGAACCCGCCAAACACAACAGACTGATGCCACTTATTGAGGAAAATATTTCAACGTTCAGAAGACAAATTTTCAGAACTAACTTCAGTCAGCATGAATATCTTATTCAAGAGCATAACTTTATTCTTCCAGCAGCAGCATATCTGGAAATGATTACAGAAAGCGTGAAGTTATCAGGCGAAGACTATAAAAGATTTGGTTTAAAGGATGTAATCTGGAAGCAGGCATTTTCACTACGGGATCATAATCAAAAACCTATAACGCTTACACTTCATCATTCCGGACAGGAAATTCACGTTAATTTTTCTACAGGTAATGAAAGCTCAGACCGATCACTGGCTGAAGGAACATTTTTCCAACTTCAGGATAATTTAACTAAAAACAGTCTACCTTCATTATTTTCAGAGTCAGAGAGCAGTAACACACTCTCCGGCAATGATATTTATTCTCTTTTTAACAATAGCGGATTCAGATATGGAGAACACTTCAGACTAATAGAGAAAATATCCAGACAAAAATATTCAGCTATAGCAACAATCAATTTCAAATATAATTCTCCGGATAAAAATAATTTCATTATAGATCCGCTATTAGTAGATGCCGCGTTTCAGACTGCCGTTACCCTCCTTCCATCATTTGACACCTCCCTTGAGCTTTTTGTTCCATATCAGTTAAAAGAAGCAAGTTTCTACAAACTACCAGGTGACAAGGTAAAAATTATAACTCAACGATTAACACAGGAAAATACCACTTCACCTATCGAAAGGTTTAATATCACGATCCTTGATGAGAATAATGAAACCTGCATGACATTTACTCAATTGGAACTGGTACAATGGAACCGGTCACAATCTAAGACCAAAACCAGAGAAATTGAAAACGATTCAGATAAACAAACAACTGAAGAGATAGAAAAGCTACTTAAGCAAGTGGTAAGCGAAGAATTAGGCTATGAGTTGGATTCATTCAGTAATGATGAATCATTTGAGACCTTAGGACTTGATTCCGTTATACTCGTGAATGTCATTAATAAGCTTGACAAAAACTTTCCAGGACTTCCCAAGACCCTCTTTTTGGAATATCCGAATATAGCAGAGGCAGCTCTTTACATAGTCGATACTTACAAGATTGTCAGCAAAAGCATCTCTGAAAAAGCTATCGAAGAAAAGGATCAACTATTGAGCAAACAAACTAATTCTTATAAAATCCAACCTATAACAGTAAAAGCCATGGGATCAACTGAAGAGCAATTTCAATATAAGCAGAATAAAGATAACGACATCGCTATTATTGGGGTTCACGGAATGTACCCTGAAGCAGGTAATCTCGAATCATTCTGGGAAAATTTAAAATCTGCCAAAGATTGTATACGTGAGATCCCACGTGACAGATGGCCCATAGAAGGGTTCTATAGCCCGGATGCCAATAAAACAGATACCAGCACTACCAAATGGGGAGGCTTCATAGATAAGATAGAATACTTTGATCCTTTGTTTTTTAAGATAGCTCCAAAAGAAGCTTCTTATATAGATCCACAGGAAAGGTTATTTCTGGAATCTGCGTGGTGCTGCGTTGAAAATGCAGGATACACGCCGAAAAACATGTGCGATGAAAACAGGAAAGTAGGCGTTTATGCTGGTGTTATGTGGGGACATTACCAACTTTTTGCAATGGAAGAATACGCGCGTGGTGAAATAGTGGTTAATTCCAGTAATTACTGGTCAATTGCCAACAGAGTTTCTTTCACAATGAACTTTAACGGTCCGAGTATGGCCGTAGACACTGCTTGTTCTTCTTCCTTATCTGCCATTCACCTTGCATGTCAAAGTATTATCAGTGGAGAATCAGATCTTGCAATCGCTGGAGGAGTAAATCTTAACCTGCATCCTTATAAACATTATATACTTGCAGCAAGAAAATTCGCCGCAACTGACGGTAGATGCAGAAGTTTCGGAGAAGGTGGTTCAGGTTATGTCCCTGGAGAAGGTGTAGGCACTGTGTTACTCAAGCCCCTTAGCAAGGCTATTCAGGATAAAGATTTTATACATGCTGTTATCAAAGGTAGCGCAGTAAACCATGGTGGTAAAGTCAGTGGTTTTACTGTACCAAATTCAAGTGCCCAGGCTTCAGTAGTAAAAACAGCATTTTCTAATGCAGGCATAAAACCTTCAGACATCAGCTATATAGAGGCGCATGGGACAGGAACCTCCTTGGGAGACCCAATTGAGATTAACGGACTTACCAGAGCCTATGCAGACAGTAACTATAAGCCAGAAAATTGTCCTATCGGTTCTGTCAAAAGCAATATTGGTCATCTGGAATCTGCAGCAGGTGTAGCTTCCATTCACAAAGTAATCCTTCAGCTTAACCATAAAACATTAGTTCCAAGTATACACAATGAACCCGTCAATCCATATATCGATTTTGTCAACTCTCCTTTTCGCATTCAGAAAAAAATAGAAGAATGGAAACCAAGTACGACCTATTCAAAACGATTAGCGGGGATCAGTTCATTTGGAGCAGGAGGTTCCAATGCTCACCTTGTAGTAGAAGAAGCCAACCAATATCGTTCTGAATATAAAGAAACGGAACATTTATCAGAACATGCCATTATTTTATCTGCTCAGGATGAGTCAGCATTATTGGCTTATGCTTCCAGGATGGTAGAGTACATAAATAACCCTGGCTATTCCGAACTTTCACTATCAGCAATTGCTTTTACACTCCAAACTGGTCGAATCAGTATGGAACATAGACTGGCATTCACGGCAAATAGCTTACAACAAATCAGAGAAAAGCTTCAATCATTTATGGATGGAAACAGAAACCATGTTATCGTTTCAAAACCCGACAAAACTGCTGCTCTTCCTTCCTCTGTACAAATTGCAGAATTTCTGAAAAATAAAGATATCAGCGAGCTAATACGTGCATGGTCTATTGGTGCCAATATTAACTGGACTTTGTTATATCAAAACAATATTCCGGGAAGAATTCCTCTTCCTTATTATCCTTTTAACAAAAGAAGACTTTGGTATAAGAACCTTGAGCCAAATGAGCCAATGGCCAGCATACTTGGTGATTCACGGAATAATAAGAATTTCTATTCAACAACACCTTCTGAAACAATAACGAAGCAAGGACCTATTAATCCTATCAAAGCTATTAATGATTCAGGGCTACCTCTCAATTATTTTCAGTTATCATTGAAAGAAGCTCCTATAGCATCCAATACTAATAAACGTGAGTCCGCTTGCATTCTGTTTTCACAAAACAAAGGAGAATTAGATGCACTGAGAAAGTATTACAACAGCGAAATAAAATGGATAAAGTCGGAAAATGAATTAAGCGAAGACTTTTCAGGATATTCCTTTCCACTCCAAAAGTCAAATACTTATGCTTTGCTCTACAATGAGTTGTCTGCAAGTATTCGGTCACAGGAAATAGATATATTGATTCATGCAGATAGTTTTTTTTCTCCGGACTATAAATTTCTGATTGATTTATTCAGGCACATCAAACAACTATCAGAAACATTTAAAAAACAAAAAATAAATATTCTGATCTACTGGACAACAGCTAACAAAAACGAAGCTGCATACAAAGCTGCTGGAAGTTTCGCCAAAGTTGTTGCAAAAGAAAACAGCAGAATAAATATCAAAACAACAGAATTTAGAAATATACTTTCACCTGATGGTCGAGCTGAAAATATTATAAAAGAATTTAACAACAATGGTGCACTAGTTAAAAGAGAATCGATTTATATCAATAACAACCGATTCGAATATTCAGTAGGTCCAATGATTCCTGTATCCGGGAAATCCGAAGTAACAATAAAACCGGGAGGAATTTACCTGATTACCGGAGGAATGGGCTCTATTGGCCTTGCCACCTCCAGGCTACTTATATCACTGGGCGCCCAGAAGGTAATACTCAGCGGAAGAAAACCAGTCGAAAATCTTACTGTAACTCAAAAAGATTTATTGGACAAGAGCAACGGTAAATTAAGTTACCATGCAGCAGATATTGCTGATCCAATAAGTGCACAGATACTCATTTCTTCAATTGTAAAACAGCATGGAAAACTAAACGGTGTAATTCATTCAGCAGGCATTGTAGACGATAAGCTTTTATTGAAAAAGTCAGAAGAAAGCTTTAACAATGTTACAGGAGCTAAGATTAAAGGTGCATTTAATCTCGACAGGGCTCTTACAGGAGCACAACCTGATTTTGTGATCTTTTATTCATCTGTGAGCGCAGTTGCCGGACAGATGGGCCAATCAGATTATTCCACAGCAAACAGATTTCTTGATGAATTTGTAAGCTACAAGAATTTAAGTTCTCCAGTTAAATACATATCGGTTAACTGGCCATACTGGAATGAAGGAGGAATGAAACTTGCCACACCATATATTGACATGATGCGCAACAGTGGTATTGATGGCATTTCCGACCAGGAGGGAATGCAGGCTCTTCAAACGATACTTAAGTCGGGCAATCAGCAAGTCATTGTATTCAAAGGAGATGAAAAAGGATGTAAAGGATTTTTCAATGACACCCATTTTGAATACTCGAGTGACAGCTGGCAAAGCATTACAGTTAAAGCAAAAGAGGAAAAAATAGTTACGCCGCAGGCAACTTCCATACTTTTAAAAGAAGAGATCAAAGATATCATCATTTCCGTATTATCAGAAGCCATCGGTTTATCATCTGATGAAATAGACAGCACGGCTAACCTTGAAGAATATGGTGTAGATTCTGTTGCCATTATGAAAGTGACATCCGAGCTTGAAAAACTTTTCCCAGAACTTTCAATAGCACTCTTTTTCGAATGTAAGTCGATCAATGATATCGTTCAGAAAATAAGCACTGAGCTATCTGAAGGAACATTGAGTTATCAGGGCAATAGCATTCATTCTAAAACAATAACAGAACCTTTAAAAGTCACTAAATCTTCGGAAACTAAAAATGGTACCTCAATTGATATATCTACAGTTGTGCGCACAAAGATCACAGATATTCTGTCCGATGCACTCGGATTGTCTCCTGAAGAGGTTGATCCGTATTCCGATATGGAAGAATATGGAGTCGATTCTGTGGCTATCATGAAAGTCACTTCAGAACTTGAAAAACTATTTCCTGAAGTATCCATTGCTCTATTCTTTGAATGTAAATCAATAAATGATATTGTTTCCCGCATCACAGATGAGGTAAATAACGGCACTTTAACATACTCAGAAACCCTAAACCCGCCATTATTGCAACAATCTGACACAACTCCTGCACAGGCATTCCTGTCGGATAATAACTATAGCGAAATCCTTACGACGAAAGTAAAAACTGTGATCAAAGATGTACTATCAGAAGCTTTGGGCATACCTGCAAATGAACTGAGTATATCAATACCACTTGACGAATATGGAGTAGACTCCGTTGCCATCATGAAGGTTACATCAGAATTGGAAAAACTCTTCTCAGGCATTTCTATTGCCTTATTTTTTGAATGTAAAACCATCAATGATATTTCTGAAAAAATCAAAGAGGAGCTAACATCAGGCAATCTTATCTATCTTTTAAACGATTTAAAACCTGCTGTTAGCCTCAATACAATTGACATTAACCCAATAACAAGTAATATTGTAAATGAGGTAAACGTATCTGATGAAATCAGAAATAAAATTACTGGCATATTAACAGAAGCCTTAGGATTGAAACAGGAAGAGATTGACAACAATGTAAACCTTGAAGAATATGGGGTCGATTCCGTCGTGATTATGAAAGTTACATCAGAACTGGAAAAGCTTTTCCCGGAACTTTCTATTGCATTATTCTTTGAATGCAAATCTATCGATGATATTGTTTCTAAAATCAATGAAGAGCTTAAATCCGGAACACTCACCTATACCAGGCTTTCAGTAGCACACAACTCTCAACAGTCAAACGAATTAAATAAACAATTTGTTAAAAAGCCTTACTTTGTTGCCGGTACTGTGAGTCATCAAGGAGTTATTACAAAAGTTCCTGTTACTTTACATGGAATGTCTGAAGAACTTGCAGATCATGTAATAAATGGACAGGTGATATTTGCAGGAGCCGGATATCTGGATCTGGTAAAGAAAATTTCTGATAACACCCTTGATGAAAAAATTAATACTTTCCGCAACATATCATGGTTTGCCCCACTCATAGCAGAAAGAGAAGACATTCCAGTTGAAATAGATTTTACAGATAAAGGAGATTTTCGTCAATACATCTTTAAGTCAGTACAGAAACAATTGGCAAAAGGAGAAGTTAAAGCGGAAGCTATTGCTCCCCTATCAATTTCTTCCATCCCAGAATTAATCAGTGGCTCCACTAGCAAAATCAATAGCAATGACATTTATCATTGGTTCAACAACAATAAGTTTCATTACGGTCCTTCTTTCTCAACTATAGAAGAATTATATGTTTCGGAAGGACGAGTAACTGGCAGATTGAAAACGCCATATAATAAAGAGACATGGCTCTCCCCTATGATACTTGACGGAATATTTCAATGCGTTGCCGGATTTTCATTCAATTCTCCTTCAACTACAGGAGAACTTTGGGTGCCGTTTTTTATAGAAAAACTGTCTATTCATTCTGAGGCTATGCCTTCTGAACTTTGGGTAAGAGTCGAAAAAGACAGTTTCACTAAAGATGTAAGCCTTCAGCAGTTTAACATTTTCCTGATAGACCAATACGGAAGAGTATATCTGGACATTAAAAATTTTACTTTAAAATATTTTACAAGTAAAAAAGATAAAGCAAAAGATACTAAAGGTTCAGTATCTTCTAATCGCATATCAGATACGTTAAATACTTCTACTGATAAACCTGCTTATGCCTTTTCCCCTTCTAATGCACCAGAGCCCATTGCTGTCATTGCTGCATCATGCAAATTTCCAGGTGCAGATTCTCCTCAGGAGTTCTGGAAAAACCTGGTGGAAGAAAAAGATGTAGTACAGGAAATCCCTATAGATCGTTGGGATTACAGGAATTCATTTGATTCTGAAAAAGGGAAAAAAGGAAAAACGTACTCGAAGTGGGGAGGATTTATAAATAATATCAGTGCTTTCGATAACGAATTCTTTAAAATTAAAGAAAATGATGCTATGTGTCTCGATCCTCAGCAAAGAATACTTCTTGAGCTGACACAGCAACTGTTCGACCAGGCAGGATATACCAAAGCTGAGATTGCAAATAAAAATATAGCAGTAATCACCGGAGGGGCTTCGGGACAATGGGGAGAGCTGATAGATGATATGGATGGAGATCTGAAGAGGAATGTTATTGTTAATACCATTCAGAATATGATCTCAGCCAGGATCTCAGACTTTTATGATTTAAAAGGAACATCACTAACCATAGACACAGCTTGTTCATCTTCTCTTGTCGCGGTTCATGAAGCCTGCCAGAAAATAAGATTGGGAGAATGTGAAATGGCTATTGCTGGAGGCATCACCCTCCTTCTTGCAGATGGTGGGCATATTGGCTTCAGTCAGGCAGAGGTATTGTCTCCGGAAGGAAAATGTAATGTCTTTGATAAAAATGCAAACGGAATTGTACTTGGAGAAGGAGCAGGAATCGTATTACTCAAATCATATAAAAAAGCACTTCAGGATGGAGATCAGATTTGTGCAGTGATACGAGGATCTGCGGTAAATAATGATGGAAAAACGATGGGGTTAACTACGCCCAATATGCTCATGCAAAAAGAAGTTATTAAAATGGCTTTGGATAACTCTGGTGTAGACAGGAAAAGCATTACTTATCTGGAAGCTCATGGCACTGGAACATTACTAGGAGACCCGATTGAAGTAAAAGCAGCTGGTCAGATATATGGAGCAGGAAATCTGCAAAAACAATACTGCGCTATTGCCTCTGTCAAAGCTAATGTCGGACATCTATTGCATGCGTCAGGTGTAGCAAGTTTGATAAAGGTTTCCATGGCTCTTAAACACAAAGTCATCCCCGCAAGTCTTAATTGTAAGAATCCACATCCACGGTTTGAATTTGAAAATTCACCTTTTTATCCTGTTACTGCAACCAAACCATGGGAAACTGAATCACAACCAAGGAGAGCCGCAATATCCTCTTTTGGCTTCGGAGGAACTAACTGTCATATGATCCTTGAAGAAACGGATCCATCTTATGTCCCGACCAGGAAACCATTGCCACCAACTAAATTCAAAAAGAAACGCTTCTGGCCAGGCTATCCGGTCGAACCAATTTCTGAATCAGTAAAGGAAACTTCTTTATACGACCGGGCTACCGTTAAAAACATCATAGGCTATAGTGAAATCTTAGAAAAACTAGAGAAGGGATTAATTACAGTAGAAGAAGCTATTCAATTTGAAAAATCTTTAAAATAA